The segment TTGGAAAGCCATACTTCCGAACTATGGCAGCAAATCTTATCGATCATACAAACCAAGCTGAGCAAGCCGAGCTTTGACACTTGGTTTAAAGCCACCAAAGCAATGACGCTGAACGATCACTCCGTCATCATCTCCGCCCCAACCACCTTTGCCGTGGAATGGCTGGAAAGCAGATACACCAAGCTGGTCAGCACAACGGTGTATGAAGTGCTGGGCAAGGAGGTGGATGTACGCTTTGTGATTGAGGAGGTCAAGTCGGCGGAGCCTGCACCACAGCAGCCGGCACCGGCTATGCAGGTGTCCAGCGATGAGATCCAGTCGCATATGCTGAACCAGAAATACACGTTTGATACCTTTGTCATCGGCTCGGGGAACCGTTTTGCCCATGCTGCCTCACTGGCTGTCGCGGAAGCGCCGGCGAAGGCGTACAATCCTCTTTTTCTATACGGGGGAGTAGGGCTGGGGAAGACCCATCTGATGCATGCGATCGGACATTATATTCTGGAGCACAATCCAAGCAGTAAGGTGGTATACATCTCCTCCGAGAAGTTTACCAACGAGTTCATCAACTCCATCCGGGACAACCGGGCGGAGAGCTTCCGCAACAAATACCGCAACGTCGATATTTTGCTTATTGACGATATTCAGTTTCTGGCGGGGAAGGAATCGACCCAGGAGGAATTTTTCCATACGTTTAACGCGCTGCATGAGGAACGGAAGCAGATTATTATTTCCAGTGACCGGCCGCCGAAGGAAATTCCGACACTGGAGGAACGGCTGCGCTCCCGCTTCGAATGGGGACTGATTACCGACATTCAGCCGCCGGATCTGGAGACCCGGATCGCCATCCTCCGCAAGAAGGCCAAGGCCGAGAACCTGGACATTCCGAATGAGGCGATGATGTACATTGCCAATCAGATTGATACGAACATCCGCGAGCTGGAAGGCGCGCTTATTCGCGTGGTTGCCTATTCCTCTCTGACGAATCAGGATGTCACGACCCATCTGGCTGCCGAAGCGCTGAAGGACATCATTCCTTCGAGCCGTCCTAGAATCATCACGATTCAGGACATCCAGCAGAAGGTTGGCGAGTACTATAATTTAAGGCTTGAGGATTTCAAGGCCCGCAAGAGAACTAAGGCTGTCGCATTTCCGCGGCAAATTGCCATGTACTTGTCCCGCGAGCTGACGGATTACTCCCTGCCCAAGATCGGAGAGGCTTTTGGCGGA is part of the Paenibacillus algicola genome and harbors:
- the dnaA gene encoding chromosomal replication initiator protein DnaA, translated to MESHTSELWQQILSIIQTKLSKPSFDTWFKATKAMTLNDHSVIISAPTTFAVEWLESRYTKLVSTTVYEVLGKEVDVRFVIEEVKSAEPAPQQPAPAMQVSSDEIQSHMLNQKYTFDTFVIGSGNRFAHAASLAVAEAPAKAYNPLFLYGGVGLGKTHLMHAIGHYILEHNPSSKVVYISSEKFTNEFINSIRDNRAESFRNKYRNVDILLIDDIQFLAGKESTQEEFFHTFNALHEERKQIIISSDRPPKEIPTLEERLRSRFEWGLITDIQPPDLETRIAILRKKAKAENLDIPNEAMMYIANQIDTNIRELEGALIRVVAYSSLTNQDVTTHLAAEALKDIIPSSRPRIITIQDIQQKVGEYYNLRLEDFKARKRTKAVAFPRQIAMYLSRELTDYSLPKIGEAFGGRDHTTVIHAHEKITQSIKADQELFKVINNITEKIKNPT